The Argopecten irradians isolate NY chromosome 6, Ai_NY, whole genome shotgun sequence genome has a window encoding:
- the LOC138326472 gene encoding uncharacterized protein encodes MPKRQKKRMQYDQKLVDNAVSAVKAGVMTIRRASQHFGVPKSTVGDRLSGRVLEGASPGKMPIFPLEVENGVADKIKQAGRMGFGITRAQLCLKMARLARNMQVSTPFRNGIPGKDWISGFQRRHPDISLRTPTPLNTVRARMLNTEVTRKYFDDLSKTLTSLGLEKQPNLIWNIDETNVSLTHKPCRVLAETGQRNVPGRVGNSRDGVTVLACVNAAGKDIPPLVIVKGLTEKSLRAYNVAEGPVGAKYTFQKKAWMEDTLGVSWFKDHFLKFCGKERPQLIILDSHSSHEILGLIQLARENGIVLFALPPHTTQYLNPLDKTVFGPFQREYNRLCTEFMKFHSTCTGNVVYMHVP; translated from the coding sequence ATGCCCAAACGCCAAAAAAAACGTATGCAATATGACCAGAAACTGGTCGATAACGCTGTTTCTGCAGTGAAGGCAGGCGTCATGACCATTCGAAGGGCATCTCAGCATTTTGGAGTGCCCAAATCCACTGTGGGCGATAGGCTCTCCGGAAGAGTTTTAGAGGGAGCATCACCGGGGAAAATGCCAATATTCCCTTTAGAAGTTGAAAATGGAGTTGCAGATAAAATCAAACAGGCCGGAAGAATGGGTTTTGGTATAACTAGAGCCCAACTATGTTTGAAAATGGCAAGACTTGCCCGCAACATGCAGGTGTCGACTCCTTTCCGAAATGGAATTCCTGGAAAGGACTGGATTTCTGGGTTCCAGAGGCGCCATCCAGATATAAGTTTGCGAACACCAACACCTCTGAATACGGTACGAGCACGAATGCTTAACACAGAAGTCACTCGAAAATATTTCGATGATCTGAGTAAAACGCTCACGTCCCTAGGACTCGAAAAGCAGCCCAACCTTATTTGGAACATAGATGAAACAAACGTTTCATTAACGCACAAGCCGTGTCGGGTATTGGCAGAAACAGGACAAAGAAATGTTCCGGGTAGGGTAGGAAACAGTCGTGATGGCGTTACCGTGTTAGCATGTGTCAATGCAGCTGGAAAGGATATCCCTCCACTGGTCATTGTAAAAGGCCTAACTGAAAAGTCTTTAAGGGCATACAATGTTGCCGAAGGCCCAGTAGGTGCAAAGTACACATTCCAAAAAAAAGCCTGGATGGAAGATACGTTGGGTGTATCGTGGTTCAAGGATCACTTCCTGAAATTTTGTGGAAAGGAGAGACCCCAATTAATTATTCTTGACAGTCACAGCAGTCACGAAATACTCGGACTGATACAGCTTGCGAGGGAAAATGGCATCGTGCTCTTTGCACTCCCTCCACACACTACACAATATCTTAACCCACTAGATAAAACCGTTTTTGGGCCATTTCAAAGGGAATATAATCGCCTTTGTACagaatttatgaaatttcatagCACATGTACTGGGAATGTTGTTTACATGCATGTACCCTGA